A section of the Rhizobium sp. SSA_523 genome encodes:
- the folK gene encoding 2-amino-4-hydroxy-6-hydroxymethyldihydropteridine diphosphokinase: MNTGPDDRPFVEATLGLGGNLGNPRQAMGEALRLIDSHAQCRVSAVSRLYRTPPWGKTDQADFINACALIHTRLSPRALLDLCLEIERSMKRVRIERWGPRTIDLDVLTYGDLTIHEDGLEIPHPRMQERAFVLMPLADIAAERRVFGKTVSAWLGQADTKGIAIDDPSSDWWRSGLKA; encoded by the coding sequence TTGAACACAGGCCCTGACGATCGCCCCTTCGTGGAGGCGACGCTTGGCCTCGGCGGCAATCTTGGCAATCCCCGGCAGGCCATGGGCGAGGCCCTGCGGCTGATCGATTCGCATGCGCAATGCCGGGTGTCTGCCGTCTCCCGGCTGTACCGGACACCGCCCTGGGGCAAGACCGACCAGGCGGATTTCATCAATGCCTGCGCCTTGATCCATACCCGGCTCTCGCCAAGGGCGCTGCTTGACCTCTGCCTCGAGATAGAACGGAGCATGAAACGGGTGCGCATCGAGCGCTGGGGACCGCGCACAATCGATCTCGACGTTCTGACCTATGGCGATCTCACAATCCACGAAGACGGTCTGGAAATTCCGCATCCGCGCATGCAGGAGCGCGCCTTTGTCTTGATGCCGCTGGCGGACATCGCTGCCGAGCGCAGGGTCTTCGGCAAAACGGTTTCGGCCTGGCTGGGCCAGGCCGATACGAAAGGCATTGCAATCGACGATCCCTCGTCTGACTGGTGGCGCAGCGGGCTTAAGGCTTGA
- the folB gene encoding dihydroneopterin aldolase has translation MKTYTIILKNCAFYARHGVLKEESVLGQRFFIDAELEVPAGAALTEDDLQATLHYGHAFGVIEEVVTATRRALIEALANDIALALCARFPQILRAAITVRKPSVPIPGILDHVEVRVEHRP, from the coding sequence TTGAAAACCTATACAATTATCTTGAAGAACTGCGCCTTCTACGCACGCCACGGCGTGCTGAAGGAGGAATCGGTGCTCGGCCAGCGCTTCTTCATCGATGCCGAGCTGGAAGTGCCGGCGGGGGCGGCGCTGACCGAGGACGATCTGCAGGCAACGCTGCATTACGGGCACGCCTTCGGTGTGATCGAGGAGGTGGTGACGGCGACACGCCGGGCGCTCATCGAAGCGCTGGCCAACGACATCGCACTGGCTTTGTGCGCCCGTTTTCCGCAGATTCTCCGCGCGGCGATCACCGTTCGCAAGCCGAGCGTGCCGATCCCCGGCATTCTGGACCATGTGGAGGTGCGTGTTGAACACAGGCCCTGA
- the folP gene encoding dihydropteroate synthase — MAIINCTPDSFSDGGRHAGVAAAVAHGLACVEEGASILDIGGESTRPGAEPVSPAEEQDRVLPVIEALRARSDALISIDTYRASTARLAIAAGAHIVNDVYGLRFDPEMAGVVGESRSGLVMMHTGRGREQERLPDLIADQQAFFAVSLQLAEAAGVTRAQIVLDPGFGFAKDRADDLALIARFEELHALGLPLLAGTSRKRFIGSITDRAVPGDRDIGTAATTAVLRMKGAGIVRVHAVAPNRDAMRIADAVLSVNPSGPEAGS, encoded by the coding sequence ATGGCGATCATCAATTGTACGCCCGATTCCTTTTCCGACGGGGGCCGGCATGCGGGAGTGGCGGCAGCCGTCGCGCATGGGCTTGCTTGTGTCGAAGAGGGCGCGAGCATCCTGGATATCGGCGGCGAGTCGACGCGGCCGGGCGCCGAACCGGTCAGCCCGGCCGAGGAGCAGGATCGGGTTCTGCCGGTGATCGAGGCGCTTCGCGCAAGATCCGATGCGCTGATTTCGATCGACACCTACAGGGCCTCCACCGCAAGGCTCGCGATCGCCGCTGGCGCTCATATCGTCAACGACGTCTATGGCCTGCGCTTCGATCCTGAGATGGCCGGTGTGGTGGGCGAGAGCCGGTCGGGCCTGGTGATGATGCATACCGGCCGGGGACGCGAGCAGGAGCGCCTGCCGGATCTGATTGCCGATCAGCAGGCTTTCTTTGCTGTGTCCTTGCAACTGGCCGAAGCTGCCGGTGTCACGCGCGCGCAGATCGTTCTCGATCCGGGTTTCGGTTTCGCCAAGGATCGGGCAGACGATCTGGCACTGATCGCCCGGTTCGAGGAGCTGCATGCACTGGGTCTGCCGCTGCTTGCCGGCACATCGCGCAAGCGCTTCATCGGCAGCATCACCGATCGCGCTGTACCCGGCGATCGCGACATCGGAACCGCAGCCACCACGGCGGTGTTGCGCATGAAGGGTGCCGGCATTGTCAGGGTGCATGCCGTCGCCCCCAATCGGGACGCGATGCGCATCGCCGATGCCGTGCTCTCGGTAAATCCATCCGGTCCGGAGGCAGGGTCTTGA
- a CDS encoding DUF922 domain-containing Zn-dependent protease has translation MSVVPRRPARPLRTVAACLCAGSLVLTLPGPALSQPAIAKTYSYFTIAGRTAEDLDSELSRRGPLTRGNGFRHPGATEIKFGGEVTYKDSGSTCAIGDVKITLKTKIILPRWKNRRQATGSLALIWDTLSADIKRHEERHAEIARSYARRLEQSLRALPTASTCSAMEESVGKITHKIIDEHDRDQLRFDLVEAKNFDARMMRLLKYRSSASD, from the coding sequence ATGTCCGTTGTTCCTCGTCGCCCGGCCCGGCCGTTACGCACAGTCGCGGCCTGTCTGTGTGCCGGCAGCCTGGTACTGACCCTGCCGGGCCCGGCCCTTTCGCAGCCCGCGATCGCCAAAACCTATTCCTATTTCACCATTGCCGGTCGCACGGCCGAGGATCTCGACAGCGAACTCAGCCGCCGCGGGCCGCTCACCAGGGGCAACGGCTTTCGCCACCCCGGCGCAACCGAGATCAAGTTCGGCGGCGAGGTCACCTACAAGGATAGCGGCAGCACCTGCGCCATCGGCGATGTGAAGATCACGCTGAAGACCAAGATCATCCTGCCCCGCTGGAAGAATCGCCGACAGGCCACCGGCTCCCTCGCCCTTATCTGGGATACGCTTTCTGCCGATATCAAACGGCATGAGGAACGCCATGCCGAAATTGCCCGCAGCTATGCCAGACGGCTGGAGCAATCGCTGCGCGCTCTGCCCACCGCCTCGACCTGCTCGGCCATGGAGGAGAGCGTCGGCAAGATCACCCATAAAATCATCGATGAACATGACAGGGATCAGTTACGCTTCGATCTGGTCGAAGCCAAGAACTTCGACGCCCGAATGATGCGTCTCCTGAAGTACCGGTCGTCCGCAAGCGATTGA
- a CDS encoding 2Fe-2S iron-sulfur cluster-binding protein has translation MTKLSILAFDGTRFDLDAQDGSTVMENAVRNSVPGIEAECGGACACATCHVYVDEAWTDIVGGPQPMEEDMLDFAVDVRPNSRLSCQIKMTPELDGLVVSVPERQG, from the coding sequence ATGACCAAGCTTTCCATCCTCGCCTTTGACGGCACCCGCTTTGACCTTGATGCGCAGGACGGCTCGACCGTCATGGAAAATGCCGTGCGCAACTCCGTTCCGGGGATCGAAGCCGAGTGTGGCGGCGCCTGCGCCTGTGCCACCTGTCATGTCTATGTCGACGAGGCCTGGACCGATATCGTCGGCGGGCCGCAGCCGATGGAAGAGGATATGCTGGATTTCGCCGTGGATGTGCGGCCGAACTCGCGTCTCTCCTGTCAGATCAAGATGACGCCCGAGCTCGACGGCCTGGTGGTCAGCGTCCCCGAGCGGCAGGGCTGA
- a CDS encoding Hpt domain-containing protein, with protein MGAVNIAFEAPDNTGNASAIHRRPVDLVHLAVQTMGDKALELEVLHLFTRQARATLQDIAVLDRAGVTASAHRLKSAANGVGAFMVAAAAEKLEANPADAGHRAAIGAAVLEAENFILKLTR; from the coding sequence ATGGGTGCGGTCAATATCGCCTTCGAAGCGCCGGACAATACCGGCAATGCCTCCGCGATCCACAGACGGCCGGTGGATCTCGTTCACCTTGCCGTCCAGACTATGGGCGACAAGGCGCTGGAACTCGAGGTCCTGCACCTCTTCACCCGCCAGGCACGCGCCACGCTGCAGGATATCGCCGTGCTGGATCGGGCAGGCGTTACGGCAAGCGCGCATCGGCTGAAGAGCGCGGCAAACGGCGTCGGCGCCTTCATGGTTGCCGCTGCCGCGGAAAAGCTTGAAGCCAATCCCGCCGATGCCGGCCATCGCGCCGCCATTGGCGCGGCCGTTCTGGAGGCGGAGAACTTCATCCTGAAGCTGACGCGGTAA
- a CDS encoding ABC-type transport auxiliary lipoprotein family protein: protein MTVASSVESRSIPRVLLALPLAAALLAGCGTKANNDTFDLSVAPMADGPSARNRQILVPVPTALKSLDSSQVVVRVSPSEIQYLANSQWGDSLPRMVQSKLVEAFENTGKLGGVGQPGQGLAIDYQVVTDIRAFEIDTSGADVARVEISAKLLNDRNGTVRAQRVFRATVPVRGAENAQFVASINAAFAKVGAEIVDWTLRSL, encoded by the coding sequence ATGACCGTGGCCAGCTCTGTCGAAAGCCGTTCGATCCCGCGGGTCCTGCTCGCGCTGCCTCTGGCGGCCGCGCTTCTGGCCGGCTGCGGCACGAAGGCCAATAATGATACCTTCGACCTCTCGGTCGCGCCGATGGCCGATGGCCCCTCGGCCCGCAACCGGCAGATCCTCGTCCCGGTTCCCACGGCGCTGAAATCGCTCGACAGTTCGCAGGTCGTGGTGCGGGTCTCGCCCTCGGAAATCCAGTATCTGGCCAATTCGCAATGGGGCGACAGCCTGCCGCGCATGGTGCAGTCCAAGCTCGTCGAGGCCTTCGAAAATACCGGCAAGCTCGGCGGCGTGGGCCAGCCCGGCCAGGGCCTCGCCATCGACTATCAGGTGGTGACCGACATCCGCGCCTTCGAGATCGATACCAGCGGCGCCGACGTGGCACGTGTGGAGATCTCCGCCAAGCTTCTCAACGACCGCAATGGCACGGTGCGGGCCCAGCGGGTCTTCCGGGCCACGGTTCCGGTGCGAGGTGCGGAAAACGCCCAGTTCGTCGCCTCCATCAACGCCGCCTTCGCCAAGGTCGGCGCGGAGATCGTCGACTGGACGCTGAGATCTCTCTAG
- a CDS encoding MlaD family protein gives METKANYALVGFFTLLVVLAAFGFVYWMAQFGRGGPTAELAIRIPGSANGLSVGSAVRFNGIAVGTVRNLRIDPEDPRYSIAFTEVQTSAPVYPSTKAVLEVQGLTGAAYIELSGGNTGEENLLKKAEETGRPAVLIADQSSVTNLLATADKILQRADDAIGQIQGFVTDARGPLTKTIQHAETFTAALSENSSAIDEFLQSLSSLSGTFNTVSERLDSTLGAVDSLVRAVDAQKVNNILSNAEKVSGDVAQATGQIAPIMTEVRDAASGFSRASADAQTVLKRADSLLAAVNPGKVNNAVDNITAASADARGAIASARQVVDGVADKRDEINRAIENFTDLAQKLNQASNRVDGILAKVDGMVSGADDQGLFAEAQKTLQSIRATADNLNSRIGPIADNLSRFSGTGLREVQSLITDTRQTVDNLNRTITNFDQNPQRLIFGGETVKEYDGRTRR, from the coding sequence ATGGAAACCAAAGCCAATTACGCCCTTGTCGGCTTCTTCACGCTGCTGGTCGTTCTTGCCGCCTTCGGCTTTGTCTACTGGATGGCGCAGTTCGGCCGGGGTGGACCGACCGCCGAACTGGCGATCCGCATTCCGGGTTCGGCCAATGGCCTGTCCGTCGGCTCGGCCGTGCGGTTCAATGGTATTGCCGTCGGTACGGTGCGCAATCTGCGAATCGATCCCGAGGATCCGCGCTATTCCATCGCCTTCACCGAGGTGCAGACCAGCGCGCCGGTCTATCCCTCCACCAAGGCCGTGCTGGAAGTGCAGGGGCTGACCGGTGCTGCCTATATCGAGCTTTCGGGCGGCAATACGGGTGAGGAAAACCTTCTCAAGAAGGCGGAGGAAACCGGCCGGCCGGCCGTGCTGATCGCCGATCAGTCGAGCGTGACCAATCTTCTGGCGACCGCCGACAAGATCCTCCAGCGCGCCGATGATGCGATCGGCCAGATCCAGGGATTCGTCACCGATGCGCGCGGCCCGCTCACGAAGACCATCCAGCATGCCGAGACCTTCACGGCGGCACTCAGCGAGAATTCCAGCGCGATCGACGAGTTCCTGCAGAGCCTGTCCTCGCTCTCCGGCACCTTCAACACCGTCTCCGAACGTCTCGATTCGACGCTGGGTGCCGTCGACAGCCTGGTGCGCGCCGTCGATGCGCAGAAGGTCAACAATATCCTGTCCAATGCGGAAAAGGTCTCCGGGGACGTGGCGCAGGCAACCGGCCAGATCGCGCCGATCATGACTGAGGTGCGGGACGCCGCCTCAGGCTTCAGCAGGGCGAGCGCCGATGCCCAGACGGTGCTGAAGCGCGCCGACAGCCTGCTCGCCGCCGTCAATCCCGGCAAGGTCAACAATGCCGTCGACAATATCACCGCGGCCTCGGCCGATGCCCGCGGCGCCATCGCCTCGGCGCGACAGGTGGTGGACGGCGTGGCCGACAAGCGCGACGAGATCAACCGCGCGATCGAGAACTTCACCGATCTGGCGCAGAAGCTGAACCAGGCATCCAACCGCGTCGACGGCATTCTGGCCAAGGTGGACGGCATGGTCAGCGGCGCAGACGATCAGGGCCTCTTTGCCGAAGCCCAGAAGACGCTGCAATCCATCCGCGCCACGGCCGACAACCTGAATTCGCGGATCGGGCCGATCGCCGACAATCTGTCGCGCTTCTCCGGCACGGGCCTCAGGGAGGTCCAGTCGCTGATCACCGATACCCGTCAGACGGTGGACAATCTCAACCGTACCATCACCAATTTCGATCAGAACCCGCAGCGCCTGATCTTTGGCGGCGAGACCGTCAAGGAATATGACGGCAGGACGCGGCGCTGA
- a CDS encoding ABC transporter ATP-binding protein translates to MAVQDTDAVAIQDHPDDDRVILSVRDLTVAFGSKTVLDHLDLDVYRGEILGFVGASGTGKSVLMRTVLKLVPHRSGSIRILGVDYENASKEERMALDMRMGVLFQHGALFSSLTVKENIQVPMREYLDLPQSLMDELAYLKIEMVGLAADAADKYPSELSGGMIKRAALARALALDPDLVFLDEPTSGLDPIGAAEFDQLIARLRDTLGLTVYMVTHDLDSLFSVCDRIAVLGQKRVLIEGTLEDMLACDDPWVKSYFRGKRARSIVTDEALESAAPGK, encoded by the coding sequence ATGGCCGTTCAAGACACCGATGCCGTTGCCATTCAGGACCATCCGGACGATGACCGGGTGATCCTGTCCGTGCGCGACCTGACCGTCGCCTTCGGCTCCAAGACCGTGCTCGACCATCTCGACCTGGATGTCTATCGCGGCGAGATCCTCGGTTTCGTCGGCGCGTCCGGCACCGGAAAGTCGGTCCTGATGCGCACGGTGCTGAAGCTTGTGCCGCATCGCTCCGGCTCCATTCGTATTCTCGGCGTCGATTACGAAAATGCCAGCAAGGAAGAGCGCATGGCGCTCGACATGCGCATGGGCGTCCTCTTCCAGCACGGCGCGCTCTTCTCCTCCCTAACGGTGAAGGAGAATATCCAGGTTCCGATGCGCGAATACCTGGACCTGCCGCAATCGCTGATGGATGAGCTTGCGTATCTCAAGATCGAAATGGTCGGGCTTGCCGCCGATGCGGCGGACAAATATCCCTCCGAACTGTCCGGCGGCATGATCAAGCGCGCAGCGCTTGCCAGGGCGCTGGCGCTGGATCCGGATCTGGTCTTTCTCGACGAGCCGACATCGGGCCTCGATCCGATCGGTGCGGCGGAATTCGATCAATTGATCGCCAGGCTGCGCGACACGCTGGGTCTCACCGTCTATATGGTGACGCATGATCTCGACAGCCTGTTTTCCGTCTGCGACCGTATCGCCGTTTTGGGACAGAAGCGCGTGCTGATCGAAGGCACGCTCGAGGATATGCTCGCCTGCGACGATCCCTGGGTGAAATCCTATTTCAGGGGCAAGCGGGCCCGTTCAATCGTAACCGACGAGGCGCTCGAAAGCGCCGCGCCAGGAAAGTAA
- a CDS encoding MlaE family lipid ABC transporter permease subunit — translation MTVKPKAADERPAAIETASSGTGAERLVLSGDWRNRAISGVLRELARHEHGGSGALTVDASGIDFIDTSGAWLIRRMILRQQAAGRTVEVTGASQALGELLDALPDKEPAGPASEKDRRTLFQRLFEPAGKAIVELAGDAVAGMHILGSAVAGGQVKVGRGSSISAASVVTHIDRMGVRAVPIIVLMSFLIGAIIAQQGAFQLRYFGAELFVVDLVGILQLREIGVLLTAIMIAGRSGSAITAEIGSMKMREEIDALTVIGLNPVGVLVFPRLVALTIALPLLTIIANFSALYGAAVVAWAYSGITFETFLTRLHEAVDYTSVAAGMIKAPFMALAIGIVSAVEGMKVGGSAESLGQHVTASVVKAIFVVILMDALFAIFYSAIDF, via the coding sequence ATGACTGTGAAGCCCAAAGCGGCCGACGAGCGACCTGCCGCCATTGAGACGGCTTCTTCCGGCACTGGGGCGGAACGTCTTGTGCTGTCGGGCGATTGGCGCAACCGCGCCATCAGCGGTGTTTTGCGCGAGCTCGCCCGGCATGAGCATGGCGGTTCCGGAGCGCTGACCGTCGATGCGTCCGGCATTGATTTTATCGACACGTCCGGTGCCTGGCTGATCCGGCGGATGATCCTGCGCCAGCAGGCGGCTGGCCGCACGGTGGAAGTGACCGGCGCCAGCCAGGCGCTCGGCGAGCTGCTGGATGCCCTGCCGGACAAGGAGCCGGCCGGCCCCGCCTCGGAAAAAGACAGACGCACCCTGTTTCAGCGCCTCTTCGAGCCAGCCGGCAAGGCCATTGTCGAACTGGCCGGCGATGCGGTTGCCGGCATGCACATTCTCGGTTCGGCGGTGGCCGGCGGCCAGGTGAAGGTGGGGCGCGGCTCCAGTATTTCGGCCGCCTCCGTCGTCACCCATATCGACCGGATGGGCGTGCGTGCCGTTCCGATCATCGTGCTGATGTCTTTCCTGATCGGCGCGATCATCGCGCAGCAGGGCGCTTTCCAGCTGCGATATTTCGGCGCGGAGCTCTTCGTGGTCGACCTGGTCGGCATCCTGCAGCTGCGCGAGATCGGCGTGCTGCTGACCGCCATCATGATTGCCGGCCGGTCCGGCAGTGCGATCACCGCCGAGATCGGCTCGATGAAGATGCGCGAGGAGATCGACGCGCTTACCGTCATCGGTCTCAACCCGGTCGGCGTGCTGGTCTTTCCGCGGCTCGTGGCGCTCACCATCGCCCTGCCGCTCCTCACCATCATCGCCAATTTCTCCGCCCTTTATGGCGCGGCGGTGGTGGCCTGGGCCTATTCCGGCATTACCTTCGAGACCTTCCTGACGCGGCTGCACGAAGCCGTCGATTACACTTCCGTGGCCGCCGGCATGATCAAGGCGCCGTTCATGGCGCTGGCCATCGGGATTGTCTCGGCGGTCGAAGGAATGAAAGTGGGTGGAAGCGCCGAATCGCTCGGCCAGCATGTCACGGCCTCCGTCGTCAAAGCGATCTTCGTGGTGATCCTGATGGATGCGCTTTTCGCAATCTTCTACTCCGCAATCGACTTTTAA
- a CDS encoding calcium-binding protein, translating to MIFWLAHRVSLCRSLLLCAVDLRRNGMPYTRPGISYWQYGVRPNEDFVGDSDDNVFQIGGSDYGMSTLGGIQNGWETFNGRGGFDTIWVSPKAGYWWTAIMIDYDGLHSVERIMFNTDGPHPVYFKGMVDFSSVVEMSYNVKIFGREGNDHFIGGKLGEYVEGDLGDDTLDGNDGDDTLFGDTTNQNPWQVSFWAQGNDTLNGGAGNDKLFGQGGNDILNGGSGTNELNGGAGADTFQFTNAHDHSTIKDFARGEDIIQIDSRLASSFSALKIDQAGNDTRVTFGDVEINLVGIKTTDLKASDFDFHVF from the coding sequence GTGATTTTTTGGCTGGCGCATAGAGTCAGCCTGTGCAGGTCTTTGCTCCTGTGCGCCGTTGATTTGAGGAGAAACGGCATGCCTTATACAAGACCAGGAATTTCCTATTGGCAGTATGGCGTAAGGCCGAACGAGGACTTCGTCGGCGACAGCGACGACAATGTCTTCCAGATCGGTGGGAGTGATTACGGAATGTCCACCTTAGGTGGCATTCAAAACGGCTGGGAAACCTTCAACGGTCGCGGTGGCTTCGATACCATCTGGGTCTCACCGAAGGCCGGCTATTGGTGGACGGCGATCATGATCGACTATGACGGCCTTCACAGCGTGGAACGGATCATGTTCAACACCGATGGTCCGCATCCCGTTTACTTCAAAGGGATGGTCGACTTTTCCAGCGTCGTGGAGATGTCTTACAACGTCAAGATCTTCGGCAGGGAAGGCAATGATCATTTCATTGGCGGCAAGCTGGGAGAATATGTCGAAGGCGACCTCGGCGACGACACGCTTGACGGCAATGACGGGGACGATACGCTCTTCGGCGATACGACAAATCAAAACCCCTGGCAGGTCAGCTTCTGGGCCCAGGGCAATGATACTCTCAATGGTGGCGCGGGCAATGACAAGCTCTTCGGCCAGGGTGGCAATGACATCCTGAACGGAGGATCGGGAACGAATGAACTGAATGGTGGAGCGGGTGCCGATACATTCCAGTTCACCAATGCTCACGACCATAGCACCATCAAGGACTTCGCGAGAGGCGAGGATATCATCCAGATCGACAGCAGGCTGGCATCGAGCTTCTCTGCGCTGAAGATCGACCAGGCCGGAAATGATACTCGCGTGACCTTTGGTGATGTTGAAATCAACCTGGTCGGGATCAAGACTACAGATCTGAAGGCTTCCGATTTCGACTTTCACGTATTTTGA
- a CDS encoding MFS transporter, with the protein MANPNPELPAPRRFSSRCALGYAAALGVSGIILPFFPVWLKSLALNADEIGVVLSVPILFRLVTAPLAGFWADRLAERAMVLWISAGLALLSALLLTRVSGFWPVLLIYALQGAAFAPFMPVMESITVTGVRRWGFRYGSIRVWGSVAFVLATLGAGVAISASSPQFIPWAIAAAYGFAVAVGFIVPRLGRAVPPSQAPPDLPAMAGPGLPASLVARLRHGLRGRPGSGMEAGPGAGSGAGRGPGQSLLLLMIGCSLVQSTHGMFYGFSGIHWQSAGFSGGEIGLLWSAGVAAEILFFFVAGTLTKWLSADRMILFGSAVAILRWCIFVEPLGLYASLLLQLSHAFSFGFLHFAIQQKIVETVHESRETSIQGLYFFLNGVFLAGSTLLSGLLYSHFGQQSYYAMALLAAAGLAVCLLVDRRGAITRR; encoded by the coding sequence GTGGCCAATCCCAATCCTGAACTGCCGGCCCCCAGGCGTTTTTCCTCGCGCTGCGCGCTGGGCTATGCGGCCGCGCTCGGGGTCAGCGGTATCATCCTGCCGTTCTTTCCTGTCTGGCTGAAATCGCTTGCGCTGAATGCGGATGAGATTGGTGTCGTTCTCTCGGTGCCGATCCTGTTCAGGCTGGTGACGGCACCGCTTGCCGGATTCTGGGCGGATCGGCTGGCGGAACGCGCCATGGTTCTCTGGATCTCTGCCGGGCTGGCGCTGCTGAGCGCCCTGCTGCTGACCCGCGTGAGCGGTTTCTGGCCCGTGCTCCTGATCTACGCGCTACAGGGGGCCGCTTTTGCGCCTTTCATGCCGGTGATGGAATCGATCACAGTGACCGGCGTGCGTCGCTGGGGGTTCCGCTACGGATCGATCAGGGTCTGGGGGTCGGTCGCTTTCGTCCTGGCGACGCTGGGGGCGGGGGTGGCGATCTCGGCCTCCTCGCCGCAATTCATTCCCTGGGCGATCGCCGCAGCCTATGGCTTTGCCGTGGCAGTGGGCTTCATCGTGCCGCGCCTTGGCCGCGCCGTGCCGCCCTCGCAAGCTCCGCCGGACCTGCCGGCCATGGCCGGACCCGGGCTTCCGGCCTCGCTGGTCGCTCGGCTGAGACACGGGCTGAGAGGCCGTCCGGGGAGTGGAATGGAGGCGGGTCCCGGAGCGGGGTCCGGCGCCGGCCGGGGTCCTGGGCAGAGCCTGCTGCTTCTGATGATCGGCTGCAGCCTCGTGCAATCGACCCATGGCATGTTCTACGGGTTTTCCGGCATTCACTGGCAGAGCGCGGGTTTCAGCGGCGGCGAGATCGGCCTGTTATGGTCGGCCGGCGTCGCGGCGGAGATCCTGTTCTTCTTCGTGGCCGGCACGCTGACAAAATGGCTTTCGGCCGACAGGATGATCCTGTTCGGCTCGGCTGTCGCCATCCTCCGCTGGTGCATTTTCGTTGAGCCGCTCGGCCTGTACGCCTCCCTGCTGCTGCAGCTGTCGCATGCCTTCAGCTTCGGTTTCCTGCATTTCGCCATTCAGCAGAAGATCGTCGAAACCGTGCATGAAAGCCGCGAAACCTCCATTCAGGGCCTGTATTTCTTCCTCAATGGCGTCTTCCTGGCAGGCTCCACTTTGCTGTCCGGCCTTCTCTACAGCCATTTCGGCCAGCAGAGCTATTATGCCATGGCCCTGCTGGCGGCAGCCGGGCTGGCCGTCTGTCTCCTGGTTGACAGAAGAGGCGCGATAACGCGCCGCTAA
- a CDS encoding UDP-2,3-diacylglucosamine diphosphatase, whose translation MADNVEGRQFRTLFISDVHLGSKAARTDFLLDFLRHHEAETIFLVGDIVDGWRLKRNWYWPQGCNDVVQKLLRKARKGTRIVYIPGNHDEFLRSFPGIHFGGIEVAERMIHEAADGRKYLILHGDEFDVVVRNIRLLAYLGDWAYDAAIAINVVLAAVRRRLNLPYWSFSAWAKLQVKQAVNFIGEFQKVVAEEARRNNVDGVICGHIHHAVMEDIDGIRYINTGDWVESCTAIAEHWDGTFELISWRTAGQKADVLALPAPSASVKDMQAA comes from the coding sequence GTGGCTGACAATGTGGAAGGCAGGCAGTTCAGAACTCTGTTCATTTCCGATGTTCACCTGGGATCGAAAGCGGCCCGCACCGATTTCCTGCTGGATTTCTTGCGTCACCACGAAGCGGAGACCATCTTCCTTGTCGGCGACATCGTCGATGGCTGGCGCCTAAAGCGCAACTGGTACTGGCCGCAGGGCTGCAATGATGTGGTGCAGAAACTGCTGCGCAAGGCCCGCAAGGGCACGCGCATCGTCTATATTCCCGGCAATCACGACGAATTCCTCCGCTCGTTTCCGGGCATTCACTTCGGCGGCATCGAAGTGGCCGAGCGCATGATCCACGAGGCGGCCGACGGCAGGAAATATCTGATCCTGCATGGCGACGAATTCGACGTGGTGGTGCGCAATATCCGCCTTCTGGCCTATCTGGGCGATTGGGCCTATGACGCGGCGATCGCCATCAATGTCGTTCTCGCGGCGGTTCGCCGCCGGCTGAATCTGCCCTACTGGTCGTTCTCCGCCTGGGCCAAGCTGCAGGTCAAGCAGGCGGTGAACTTCATCGGCGAATTCCAGAAGGTCGTCGCGGAAGAAGCGCGCCGCAACAATGTCGACGGGGTGATATGCGGCCATATCCATCATGCGGTGATGGAGGATATTGACGGCATCCGCTACATCAATACCGGTGACTGGGTGGAGAGCTGCACCGCAATTGCCGAACATTGGGACGGCACCTTCGAGCTGATCTCCTGGCGGACCGCCGGCCAGAAGGCCGATGTGCTGGCCCTGCCGGCGCCCTCTGCCTCGGTCAAGGATATGCAGGCGGCGTGA